One window of Trifolium pratense cultivar HEN17-A07 linkage group LG5, ARS_RC_1.1, whole genome shotgun sequence genomic DNA carries:
- the LOC123887490 gene encoding ABC transporter C family member 14-like, with amino-acid sequence MKPYQFSSHNNLSTMSSFSSSWLTSPSCTLIDSSSSTPNLILQWLTFLFLSPCPQRVLVSALDFLFLLSLLAFAAHKLYSRFNSRTNSNSSITKPLLQEKDSDYRITFWFKLPLLVTILLALTYTVLGILALTQTKASSWKQIESLFRLFQAIVNIVIVILLVHEKKFKASKHPLSVRIYWIGNFVISTLFAVSAIVRMITVGEQSLEISLRIDDIFSLVNLPLSLLFFVIAIKGSSGIHVIRISDVVVSTYRSVSTDRTLSPYACSSFLSKTVWYWMNPLINKGYKEPLKLEDVPSLPLDFRAEKMSELFQNNWPKPEENSKHPVGLTLFRCFWKQLAFTGFLAIIRLCVMYVGPLLIQSFVDFTSRKDSTASEGIVLILILFAAKSVEVLSVHQFNFHSQKLGMLIRSSIITSVYKKGLRLSSSSRQAHGTGQIVNHMAVDAQQLSDLMMQFHPIWLMPLQVAAALALMYSYVGISVLAALLGTSIVFLFTLYRTKSSNSFQFRIMTSRDSRMKATNELLNNMRVIKFQAWEEYLGNKIQKFRETEHGWIGKFLYYFAVNMGVLSTAPLAVTVLTFGTATFIGMPLDAGTVFTITSIIKILQEPVRTFPQALINISQATISLGRLDAFMSSTEMDVNAVQREENCDGDIAVEIKDGKFSWDDKDENVALTVDDLVIKKGDHAAVVGTVGSGKSSLLASVLGEMFKISGKVRVCGTTSYVAQTSWIQNATIKENILFGLPLNIEKYREAIRVCSLEKDLEMMEDGDETEIGERGINLSGGQKQRVQLARAVYQDTDIYLLDDVFSAVDAQTGSFIFKECILGALKDKTVLLVTHQVDFLHNVDSIMVMRDGKVVQSGKYDELLKAGLDFGALVAAHESSMEITETSDKTGDDSIQSPKLARIASKEKETAGEKQSSQDQPKSDKTAAKLVEDEERETGRVNLTVYKHYFTQAFGWWGIVLMVAMSVAWMLSFLVGDYWLAIATAEDSSVPSFTFIIVYAIIAVVACIVVMARAFLFTYWGLKTSQSFFIGMLQSILHAPMSFFDTTPSGRILSRVSTDILWVDISIPMLVNFVMIAYLSLFSILIVTCQNSWETVFLLIPLFWLNNLYRKYYLATSRELTRLDSITKAPVIHHFSETISGVMTIRSLRKQNAFSQENIDRVNASLRMDFHNNGANEWLGFRLDYMGVVFLCIATVFMIFLPSAIVKPEYVGMSLSYGLALSGLLSFTITMTCSVENKMVSVERIKQFTNLPSEAQWKIADKSPPQNWPSHGTIELNNLQVRYRPNTPLVLKGISLTIEGGEKVGVVGRTGSGKSTLIQVLFRLIEPSAGKIIIDGINISNIGLHDLRSRFGIIPQEPVLFQGTIRTNIDPLGIYSEEEIWKSLERCQLKEVVAAKPEKLEALVVDGGDNWSVGQRQLLCLGRIMLKRSQILFMDEATASVDSQTDAVIQKIIREDFADRTIVSIAHRIPTVMDCDRVLVIDAGLAKEYDKPSRLLERHSLFAALVKEYSNRSA; translated from the exons ATGAAACCTTATCAGTTTTCATCACATAATAATCTTTCAACCATGTcttctttttcatcttcatGGCTTACTTCACCTTCATGCACTCTTATAGATTCATCTTCATCTACACCAAACCTCATACTTCAATGGCTAACCTTTCTTTTCCTATCTCCATGTCCTCAAAGAGTCCTTGTTTCTGCTCTTGATTTCTTGTTTTTGCTCTCACTCTTAGCTTTTGCAGCTCATAAGCTCTACTCAAGGTTCAATTCAAGAACAAACTCTAACTCCTCAATCACAAAACCACTTTTGCAGGAGAAAGATTCTGATTATAGAATCACTTTTTGGTTCAAATTACCTTTGTTGGTAACTATCCTTTTGGCTTTAACTTATACTGTTTTAGGAATCTTGGCTCTTACTCAAACAAAAGCTTCTTCATGGAAACAAATAGAATCACTTTTTCGGTTGTTTCAAGCAATAGTTAACATAGTGATAGTGATTCTATTAGTACATGAGAAAAAGTTCAAAGCTTCTAAACACCCTTTATCAGTGAGAATTTATTGGATAGGAAACTTTGTGATTTCTACTTTGTTTGCTGTTTCGGCTATTGTTCGAATGATAACTGTTGGTGAACAAAGTTTGGAGATTAGTTTGAGAATAGATGATATATTCTCATTGGTTAATCTTCCATtatctttgttgttttttgtgaTAGCTATAAAAGGTTCATCAGGGATTCATGTGATAAGAATATCTGATGTAGTAGTATCAACATATCGATCGGTTTCAACCGATAGAACTTTGAGTCCTTATGCTTGTTCTTCATTTTTGTCCAAAACAGTTTGGTATTGGATGAATCCTTTAATCAATAAAGGTTACAAAGAACCCCTTAAACTAGAAGATGTTCCTTCACTTCCTCTTGATTTTAGAGCTGAAAAAATGTCagaactttttcaaaataattggcCTAAACCAGAAGAAAACAGTAAACATCCAGTTGGATTAACCCTTTTTCGGTGTTTTTGGAAACAATTAGCTTTTACCGGTTTCCTTGCAATCATTAGGCTTTGTGTTATGTATGTCGGTCCATTGTTGATTCAAAGTTTTGTTGATTTCACATCAAGGAAAGATAGTACTGCTAGTGAAGGTATTGTTTTGATATTGATCCTTTTTGCAGCGAAATCGGTTGAAGTACTTAGTGTTCATCAATTCAACTTCCATTCTCAGAAACTCGGTATGCTTATTCGTTCGAGCATAATCACTTCGGTTTACAAAAAGGGTTTAAGGTTGTCAAGTTCTTCAAGACAAGCTCATGGAACTGGACAGATTGTTAACCACATGGCTGTTGATGCTCAACAACTCTCCGATTTGATGATGCAGTTTCATCCTATATGGTTGATGCCATTACAAGTTGCTGCAGCATTGGCTCTTATGTATAGCTATGTCGGTATATCTGTTCTTGCAGCATTGCTTGGAACAAGCATTGTGTTTCTCTTCACGCTTTATCGAACCAAAAGTAGTAATAGTTTCCAGTTTCGGATAATGACTAGCCGTGATTCAAGGATGAAGGCGACAAATGAGTTGCTTAATAATATGCGTGTGATTAAGTTTCAAGCTTGGGAAGAGTACCTTGGtaacaaaattcaaaagtttCGTGAAACCGAGCATGGATGGATTGGCAAATTCTTGTACTATTTTGCTGTTAACATGGGAGTTTTGTCTACTGCTCCATTAGCCGTAACTGTTCTTACCTTTGGAACTGCAACTTTTATTGGAATGCCTTTGGATGCTGGCACGGTTTTCACAATAACTTCGATTATCAAGATACTTCAAGAGCCTGTGAGGACTTTTCCTCAAGCTCTTATCAATATTTCTCAAGCAACAATTTCTTTAGGGAGGTTGGATGCATTCATGAGTAGTACGGAAATGGATGTGAATGCAGTGCAAAGAGAGGAGAATTGTGATGGTGACATAGCTGTCGAGATAAAAGATGGGAAATTTTCTTGGGATGATAAGGATGAGAATGTAGCTTTGACAGTTGATGACTTGGTAATTAAGAAAGGGGATCATGCTGCTGTTGTAGGAACTGTTGGTTCCGGCAAGTCTTCGTTACTGGCTTCTGTGTTGGGAGAAATGTTCAAGATCTCAGGAAAG GTTAGAGTATGTGGGACGACATCGTATGTAGCACAAACATCATGGATTCAGAATGCAACCATCAAAGAAAACATATTGTTTGGCTTACCATTGAATATAGAAAAGTACAGGGAAGCTATAAGAGTGTGCAGCCTTGAAAAGGATCTTGAAATGATGGAAGACGGTGACGAAACCGAGATTGGAGAGCGTGGTATTAACCTCAGCGGAGGCCAGAAACAACGCGTGCAACTTGCTAGAGCTGTATATCAAGACACTGACATCTATCTCCTTGATGATGTATTCAGTGCTGTTGATGCTCAAACAGgatcatttatttttaag GAATGTATCTTGGGAGCTCTCAAAGATAAGACTGTTTTACTTGTAACCCACCAAGTtgatttcttgcataatgttgaCTCTATAATG GTGATGCGTGACGGGAAAGTAGTGCAAAGTGGAAAATATGATGAACTTCTCAAAGCAGGGCTAGACTTTGGTGCACTTGTGGCAGCTCATGAATCCTCTATGGAAATTACAGAAACAAGTGATAAAACTGGTGATGATTCTATTCAATCTCCAAAACTAGCCCGCATCgcttcaaaagaaaaagaaactgcCGGCGAAAAACAGTCTTCTCAAGATCAACCTAAGTCTGATAAAACTGCAGCAAAGCTCGTTGAAGACGAGGAAAGAGAAACTGGTCGTGTGAACCTTACAGTATACAAACATTATTTCACTCAAGCATTTGGATGGTGGGGAATTGTATTAATGGTTGCAATGTCTGTGGCTTGGATGCTTTCATTTTTGGTTGGTGATTATTGGCTAGCAATTGCAACCGCAGAAGATTCTAGTGTTCCTTCGTTCACATTCATTATCGTCTATGCTATTATAGCCGTTGTTGCGTGCATAGTTGTGATGGCAAGAGCTTTCTTATTTACATATTGGGGTCTAAAGACATCTCAAAGCTTCTTCATTGGAATGCTTCAAAGCATCTTGCATGCACCTATGTCGTTCTTCGATACTACTCCTTCTGGCAGAATTTTGAGTCGA gTATCTACTGATATACTCTGGGTGGATATATCAATTCCAATGTTGGTAAACTTTGTAATGATAGCATACTTATCATTATTCAGTATCCTCATTGTCACATGCCAGAATTCTTGGGAGACTGTATTCCTCTTAATTCCACTGTTTTGGCTCAACAACTTGTATAGG AAATACTACCTTGCAACTTCTAGGGAATTAACTCGACTTGATTCAATCACAAAAGCTCCAGTGATTCATCACTTTTCAGAGACCATTTCTGGCGTTATGACAATCCGTAGCTTGAGAAAGCAGAATGCGTTTTCTCAGGAAAACATCGACAGGGTGAATGCAAGTCTAAGAATGGATTTTCATAACAATGGAGCAAATGAATGGCTTGGTTTTCGCTTGGACTATATGGGAGTGGTTTTCCTTTGCATTGCCACggtttttatgattttcttgCCAAGTGCTATCGTTAAGCCAG AATATGTTGGTATGTCTCTATCATATGGCCTGGCTTTGAGTGGTCTCTTGTCATTTACCATAACAATGACTTGCTCAGTTGAGaacaaaatggtttcagttgaGAGGATAAAACAGTTTACCAACCTCCCATCAGAAGCTCAATGGAAAATAGCTGACAAATCTCCTCCTCAGAATTGGCCTAGTCATGGCACTATAGAGTTAAATAATTTACAG GTTAGGTACAGGCCAAACACTCCTTTAGTTCTTAAGGGAATCTCTTTAACCATTGAAGGTGGAGAAAAAGTCGGTGTTGTTGGCCGTACAGGAAGTGGAAAATCAACACTCATTCAAGTGTTATTTAGATTAATTGAACCTTCAGCTGGGAAAATAATCATTGATGGTATCAACATTTCCAATATTGGCCTTCATGATTTAAGGTCACGTTTTGGAATTATTCCACAAGAGCCTGTACTCTTTCAAGGAACAATAAGAACCAACATTGACCCTCTTGGAATATATTCagaagaagaaatttggaaG AGTCTCGAGCGCTGCCAATTGAAAGAAGTGGTGGCTGCAAAGCCTGAGAAACTCGAGGCTTTAG